Below is a window of Malania oleifera isolate guangnan ecotype guangnan chromosome 1, ASM2987363v1, whole genome shotgun sequence DNA.
tgtttattatttttagaaatcTAAATTTGAGTCACGATTGTAAGTTAGTATTGAATGAtatgaattttgaatattaaattctagtttattaaaatatgaaaatgaaaaaaaaaaaaaaaaaagcaaagggGGGAAAAGGAGATGTCAACATTTTAGCATGATAATGCAATGGGGAATATGTATTTGGACCTTGAGTTTTTAATTTTGTGTTGACTTGAGAAAAATTAATATACATAAATTTACTTGTAAGACTTGAAATTCATGCTACAAAATGCAGGCCGATGAATGCTCATTTATCTTACTATAAATATCGAATTAACCTTCTTAATAATTTACTTTTTCATTCACAATCCTGTGTGTTAGTTCACATAGGTTTATTGACTATGTAATAATaacacatttttaaaaatttatttagaaatGAGTTTCTCAAACAAAATGAGCACTACCCGaaaaattattatgtttataaCTAATTTTTCTATGTTATCTTGTGCATAACAACCTCCATGGTCCATGGAATATGGAGCTTTGATTTCTATTCTCATATCAAGTTAACTTTGCATGCATGGAATATTTGTTGTCAAAATGATAAAGTGCACTTCGGACcctggtgcgacaccaaacctatggatcaaCATCCACCCCCTAAGTCTCGTTGATCAGGTAAAGTCCAGAATACGGACACGACTTCGTAGCTAGTTAGTTATAATATACCATAACCCCATATTTACTTGtgagaaataattttatttttttattttttcaaaaaattaactaCAAGAATGTCATAATtgtctcaaaaaataaaaatcattaatATACATGGACTTAAAAagactttttttatttttgggggtAATATCAAAATggtcatattattattattttgaaaaaagagggcggcacctcctaactttattaaAAAACCAAGTAAAATTAGTCCGTAAAAAATGCAAATTTCAtattatgtaaaaaaataaatgacAATGGTAAAACAAGAATGAAAGAAAATCTCACTACACCAAGGATGATAGACCAGTGCAAAGCCATTGGTCACTCGGAGGCTTTCTGTAAGCCGAGAGAAGATGCGGGGAGGGCCTCGGGTACCAGAATTAAGACTAAAGAGCCTATGAAGGAAGATAGACCAGTGAATCCTGTAGGTGAGCCATCTGGGAATGACCTTGCTGGTGAAGCAAGAACAGAGTTGAATGGAATTAACCATGCAGTGGAAAATGAGGGAACTGGTGGGGGTCTGTTGCAGAGCAATGAGGAGAAGTCTGGGGGAGAGTCCGAAGAACCAGTGGGGGACTATAATTTGTAGCGGTTCTGGCCAACTGATGGATGCCTCCCCAGACAGTAGAGGAATCTCTGGCAGAGAAATAAGAGAGGAACCTGATGATGATCAGTTGCAAGCAAAGTCTGAGAAACAAaacggattggtggtaggagatGATGCAATGGGTGATGGAATGGGAACTGGGAATGGTAAAGTTGTAGGCAGTGGCAGTAACAGCCAGGCAATACCCCTTGAGCAAATGAGTACGGGGAAGGGGAAAGTAGAGGAGTATGTTCCtgtaaggaagaagaagaaaggtaaGGGAGCTCAATACTATCCTCTGGTGTTTGGAAAGGGGTTAAAGCCCCCTTCTAAAACAAAATGAAGATTGGTTGTTGGAATATCAGGAGTTTTACTAAAACCCCTAAAACAAAAATGGGGTTATTTACCTCATTAAGAATAATAGAATTGATATTATGGGAATATTGGAGACTAAAATGACCGAAAGGAACATGGAAGAGTTCATGAGGAAAAAGCTGGTGGGTTGGTGTCAATATAATAATTTTGATGAGCATAGGGCTGGAAGGATACTAGTAGTGTGGAACCCTTGTAAAGCTCGAGTTCAGATACTGTTTAAATCTCCCCAGGTATTACAGTGTTTTGTTACATGTTTAACTTCTAATAACTGTTTCAAAGTTTGCTTTGTTTATGGATTGCATACCACGGTCTCTAGAAGGCCGCTGTGGGTATCATTGAGAATTGCAAATATGGCCCATGGATATTGGTGGGAGACTTCAAATTTGTATTGTAGGCTGATGAGAAAAAGAATGGAAACCAGTGTCGGCATATGAAACCAGGGAAATGATTGAATGTTTTGCTGCGAATGGATTGGTTGATCTCAGATCTTCTGGGTGTTTTCTTACCTGGACAAATAGTAGGGTCTAGTGTAAGCTTGATCGAGCAGTGGTGAACAATGAATGGATTCAAAAGGGGTGGGGGGCCACAAGCCTTATTCCATTTCCCTGGAATCATGTCTGACCATGCAGTATGCACTGTGTCTGTTTTTAATGAGGATAGTCTGGGAAGAAGGCCTTTTAAGTTTTTTAATATGTGGACTAAGCATGAGAGTTTCCAGGAGGTTGTGAGAGATGCCTGGAATTTCAGAGTCAAGGGTGCAAACTGTTGACAAAGAAGCTTCAGATGCAGAAAGGCCCATTGCGTGACCTGAATACCCTTCACTTCTCCCATATTTCGAAGAGGGCGGAAGTGGCCTCAAATGAGTTGAAAGAGGCTCAGAAATTCCTGCATGACAGTCCAGATGATCCTGATTTGCAGAGACAGCTGATGAATAAAAGAGAAATTGCTCTGAAGTTGGAAGAGACTAATAGGAGTTTCTTAGCCCAACAGGCTAGCGTCACTACCTGAGGAATAGTGACAGGCGCACAAAATTTTTTTCACTCCCTTATGAAAAGGCATAGTGCCAGAAATCACATTACATCGATTGTTAAAGAGAATGGGGAGACTACCAGATCCCAACAAAGAGGTTGCAGAGGAGTTTGTAACCTATTACAAGCAGCTTTTGGGTTCAGAGGAGGCTTGCAGTCTAGTAGACCCTCAAGTTATTGACAGAGGTCCAACTTTGAATGAAGAACAAGCCAAAGTGATGGTGGAGGTTGTCATTGGTGAGGAGATTAAGGAAGCTCTGTTCAGTATTGGGGAAGACAAATCCCCTGGTCCTGATGGATATTCTTCAGGATTCTTCAAGGGAGCTTGGGAGGGAGTTTACACTAGCAATCAAGGAATTTTTTGCCCATGGCAAATTCCTCAAACAAATTAACAGGACAGCCATCTGCTTAATAGCCAAGGCTCAACATGCTAATTCTGTGCAGGACTATAGACCCATGTCATGCTGCAATGTGGTGTATAAAGTGATAGGAAAAATCTTGGCAAAGAGAATCAAGCCTTGCCTGGGGATAGTGGTGAATGAAGCTCAGTCTGCTTTCATTAGTAAGAGGAATATGATTGAAAACATTTTTCTGGTTCAGGAATTGGTGAGGAAGTATGGCTTATAAAGGTGCTTGCACCCCTGGTATGCCCAGGATGATATGTAATGTGAGGGATAGTTATGTGAGGTCATTGTGATTTTGATTCATTCAGGCTTAAtgcccctgggtatgcccaggttaGATGTATTTATAGATGCTTGGATGGAGTTAAATTCTCCTTTCTCCTAGGTATGCCCAGTTTAgttgtacatatccattttgatttatataattatattttttggataaaaaaaaaaaaaactcaaaggaAAATACAAATCAAACTACCTCTAGAATCCCAAAAATTAAGAATCATGCTCTCCTGATTCCTTATATATATCTCAGTTTCAACTTACCACGGATTTGGCATCACCCAAGTAGGAGGATACATGAAGGAATGAGCATTATAGGAAACGAGATCTTGAGATTTCTTGAGATAAAAAATTTCTCTTTCTTGCCATCATCTAATCAGAAAACATCTGTATCCCTGTACGAACTTCATGAAGACAGAGTTGCATAAAAATGCGAACAAACATCATCCATGTAATAGATGCAATTCCCCTTGAAGCCTGGAAAATTTGAGGCTGGAAGAGCTTGGGAGTGATTTCTTCCCAAGAACACAATTTGATCTTGCAAAGTTGATTTTTCATCCACTTTGAAGATTGTGAAGCTGTGTTGGTCATAATGGCGCCTTGGGTCCTGCCTCTTACAAGTAGTAGAATTTCTCCTTCCGACGATTCTACCAAATAGCAGTCATTCTGTTCCTTTTACCTCAATTTCAATGCCTCAAGGTCCACCTCTCTCCATTGAATCTTTGAAACAACTATCTCACATATGCAAAGCCTTGAATCCCATGATATTGCCTATAGTGTTCAATACATTGTGAAATATTGTATcgtcaaaatataaaaatttagatTTTCTTTCTTCCTCCACCACCCCAGCATCGTCTCCATTGTTTCCTTATCACTAGTTAGCTCCTCCTCCACATCCTCCTCATCAATCATCATCATCAATTTTCTCATCCCCCTCTTCAATCTGCTCTTCTTCCCGTCTCCTCTTCTTCTATATGAAAGATTGTTCTCTCTCCTATATAAACAAATTTTGATGGTCCTCGTCCTTGTCCTCCTCACTCCCATCACTACCACTATCTCATTCTCGctgccatcatcatcatcatcatcatcattatgaGCATCATCATTAGCACCATCACCACCCATCATCAGCAGCATCATTGTCGTCGTCGCTCCCGCAAACGAAATCCCTCCAAGGCCACACCGGGTCTCCAGGTCGGCAAGCAGCTAACAAACATTTATGGTCGCAAAACGCAACCACGCAGCGGCCAGCGGCTTCATTCTCCGGCGTCGGCTCCGACGACAGAACAACCTTCTCCATAAAAGCCGGATGCGTCTTGGCTTTCCATATGCGTTCCTCAAATTCACATCAGCTATGAGGGGCTGGACGCCCCGGGGAGAGcgcccccggggggggggggggggggtgttgggtGGGGGGAACTGGATCTGATAACCCGAAAAGGGCTTGAACAGAGCAGCCACGTGTTTTATGGGCCACTATGAGCTTGCCGTGGGATGAACCAGCGCGCCAGCTCCGCCGAACCTTCTTGGGCAGTGGGATCTGGTAAAAGTGGCAGGTTTGGAGGCAGAAAAAACCGCGGGTTTTGGTGGATCGAGAGCCCTTGGAGAGCATCAGCCATGGAAGGCGAAAGCCCTGCTCCTGCGATGGCGCCGCCGCCTGCCATGCGCAGCGGACTGTACTGAGTCGGTAGCAGTCCGGTAGGCTCAGCCTGGACGCCGCCACGTCCACGGCGTCGTCTGGAAGCTCGCTCCAGTCTCTTTTCCTTTGCTTTTCCTTGTTACGAAAATACGAAGATTGATCATGTGTGTTGGGAGTAcgaatttttgaatttaaaatctcTTTTCCCAAGCTTTTCCTTCCCATAAACTCATACTGGGAATGTAAATTTTAAAACTTGCATTTGAACATAGAGTTATTATATATGAGTTTGTGCGTGGGAAAAAAGATCTCCCTCCCCCATTAGGATATTAGTAATCATAATCTTTTCAATTTCCCATTATcgttaaaaataataaatttaaaaatgagatGTCCACAACTGGTAATATATTATCACAAGAGTATAAATTCTAACATTTATATAATGCTAGATTAAAATCTAATAAAAACGGAAAaatcgtttttttttttattttgtaaaacattTTAATATATAATTGTCCCTTAAGGATTGCTCATTTGGCAAAATCAAGACTTTCCTAATTAGAACCAAATTACGAGTTTGGAGAGTCGTGacttttaaattgaaatttaatCTTTGGAGAATGGTAGACTGACAAGCCTACCATCCTGGTGATTAGTCAGTATCTAAAATGCTTCAAAAACCATGGAATAGCATCACAAAGCCGATTGAAAATCATATACCTGTATCATTAACTTTTGAAACTAATCACCAGAGAGAATTGTAGATCTGGGGTTAGAAATTTATATTGATTTCTGCTAAGAAACAAACTCATTGCAAATAATCAGAATTCAGACTGAATTTGACTCGGAAGCAGCGAGTGTTAAAAGAAGTCATAAGCTTATTTTCTGTCATTGTAGAGTCTAGACTAATGAAGATCTGATACAGAATTTGTTTGAGGATGCCTACTATGAAGTCAATGTCTCAGTTTCACTCTAGGATGATGGTGATCTTACCAATTCGACCACTTTTGGTTGGGAATCATATTGGAAATTCAGAAAAATCCTTGAATTCTCCAAAAGCTTCCTCCTTCCCTCACCCCAAAGCTGTCCCAATGTAAGTTGCCAGATTTATCACTAAGCATTTCTGCCCTCCACAGTTCTTGGGCTCCCTGGCTCCCTTTTGATGAAAATTTTGGACACGTGATGTCTTGAGTTTCAGAGACAGCCTTGATCTGAATGGACTGCTTGTTGTCCAAGATCATCCATAAACTGTTTGATGATCTTTATCATATGTAGTCTAGCTCTACGAAGAACGAGAAAACGTTTCCCCTGATGTTGAAGAAAGGAAAATTGCCTCGCAAAATCAGTTGGGCAGATTTGCAGCAATCAATCATTTGCTTggaaaccaatcaagcacaagcCAAAACTGGTGTTTGGGGTCCTCAATATTGGACCAGGCTGATGCAATTGACAGTTATCTCAAATGTCCAGTAGGGATCAACTAAGGTCTGAACATGACTTCCCAATGGTTTGGTCTTGTCCAGCAAATGCAGTGGGAAGCTTTATAAACAAAGCTTCATCGCACTGTCAAGGCACTAGGCAATGAATTATGTCATCAATATGCTTCCCATTCCCACACTCCTGTCATCACTTAAGTTGCTATGCATACTTTTCTTTTACCTGCACCCAGCTGAGCCCAGCATCCTTTCTCCCCTTTTCACCCATTCTCATCCTCATCCTTGCCCTCTCTACATCATCCCATTTTCCCGATTCCGAGTATATGTTGGACAGAGAGACCAAAGTTCTATTATCACAACCTTCCAAACCTAAAAGATGGTCACTTGCAACTTCAGCGAGCCCAAGATTATTATGAAGCTTACAAGCAGCCAAGAACGTCTTCCATATTGATGCATCAGGCTCATATGGCATGCCATCAATCAAGTTCTTTGCCCTCTCTAGCATCCTAGCCCTTCCGAACAAATCGACCATACATGCATAGTGTTCCATAGAGGGCAACATATTCTGCTTGTGATTTATTGACTCAAATATCTGGACCCCTTCTTCCACTAAGCCACAGTGGCTGCAGGCAGATAGCAAAGAGGTGAAGCTCACGTGATTTGGTTCAACTCCATACCTCTTCATTGTCTGAAAGAGTTCCAATGCTTCATGACCTCTTCCATATTGGGAACATGCAGTGATCATTGTATTCCATAGGACAACATCACTTTTAGGCATGCGATCAAACAATTTATAACACTCCTCCAAGGCTCCACACCTAGCATACATGTCTAAAAGAGAACAGCTAGTGAATTCCTCATCCACGATCCCATGCTTAACACTGCACCCATGAATGCTTCTTCCATCCTCCAAATCAGCTAAACTTCCACAAGCCTTCAAAACACTAGGGAAAGTGAAGCTATTGGGAGAGATTCCTGCTGAGTTCAGCTCCTTAAAGAGTCTGAGAGCATCACGGTTCAAGCCCAACTCTGAAAGTCCTGATATTATTGAAGTCCAGGAGACAACATTTTTCTCATGCATGTTATTAAAAAACCATCGAGCTTCGTTAACAGATCCACTTTTTATCAGAGAATCCAAAAATGCATTCTGCACCTGCAAATCATGTCCAAGACCATGCTTAATGGCATGGCCATAGACATTTCTTTCATGTCCAACAGAAGAACACATCAGAGAAACAAATGTACCATGATTAGGGACAACACCTTCCCGCTTCATGTTAATAAATAGCCTAACTGCTCCTTCATGATCCCCATATTGTTCTAATCCAGAAATCATGGCATTGTACAGAACAGCACTTCTTTCAGGCACTATGTTGAGCAATCTCAAACTATCTTTGACGGATCCACATTTCAGATACATATCAAGGAGAGAGGTGTTGACAACCAAATCACTGCTAAACTCAGACTTCACTATAAGTCCATGGATTATTTTACCCAATCGTACACATTTTAAGCCACTACAAGCTTTAAGGACACTAGAGAAAGTAAACTCATTTGGATTAAAACCGTCTAACTTCAATTCACCAAAGAAGTCCACAGCCGCAACATAAGAGTAATTGTTTGAAAATccaacaatcattgaattcaacaAAGCAAGGTCAATGCATTCAACGTTGTGAAATATATGCTTGAAGCTTTCCACATCACCAAATTTACTATACATATCCACAAGAGATGTCCCCACAAAACAGTCAGCATCGAATCCAGTCTTAATGCTGAAGGCATGAATTTGCAGTCCCAATTCCATGCTCAAATTCGAGCAAGCCTTGATGACACTTCCAAAAGTAAACTCCGTAGGTTTTAAATCATTATCCCTCCGCCCCTCCGCAAACAATTCAAGTGCCTCTTCATGTGAACCAAATCTCACAAATCCTGATATCATCGAATTATACATAACCGAATCTCGTAATGAACAAGAATAAAATACAAACACGGCAGAGTCTATGTCGTCAAAGTTAGAGTACATATCAACCAGAGATGTTCTCACAAATGGATCGAACTCAAAGTCAGCCACTATCACCTGAGCATGGATTTGTTTCCCTTCATTGACTGATTTTAGCTTTGAGCATGCTAAAATCAAACTCGAAAAAACAAACTGGTTCATGTCTAAAGCTTGATTTTGCAGAAGGGGCACAAGATCCAACGCACATTCAGGAGTCCCCGATTGAGAATATCCAGAAATTAAAGTCGAAAAGGAGACCAAGTTCCATTCAGGCATTTCATCAAACAGTTTACGTGCAGAAACAAAGTCGCAGGACTTGGAATACACATTCAAGAGATGATTATAGAGTCGGATTTCAGGTAAAAAGCCATGTTTAATGATTTGGGCATGTATACATACAACTTCAGAGAGGGATTTTCGGGCAGTGGACCGTCTGATTGCTGCAACGAGAGAAGAACGGGTTGGGATGAAGATATTCATTCCTTGAAGGTACCTCTCTCATAGCGGGAAAGAATTTAACTAGCTTTTAGACGATCATAGTGGAACCTGTTTACACTCTGCCCAGTTGAAGGGAAAGAAATTAACTGGTGTTAAGAAAATCATAATCATCTCTGCATGATTTGCTGACTGAAAATTTTGATATAACAGCGCTAGGGGCAACTGAGATGTGAATATGTAAAACTTTTACATTCCGAACTGTCAAAAGCTTTCTGTAATTTCATGTCTATCAGATTCAATAAACtttaaaagtttaaaaatatGGTCTAACCAAAAAGAAGATTTACATACCAAAAAGGGTTTAGAAAAAAATTTACAACTTATGATCAAATGTTATATCAATTTTCTATGTATATGACACCACTCTTTTAAAGGTCATAGTGTGCAAATGGAGAAATgctcaaaaaaaattttcttaataattaattGCTCTTTGTGTATCATAATTTGGCTAAATGTCACTTCATTCATGtaaacatataaaaattatataaatttgaTGGGAAAAatcaaaacctaaaaccaaaacttCTAATCAAGTTTCTGAATCCTAtatcaaaataattaaattgGATGAAATTGAttacttggaaaaaaaaaaaactagagtcAATCTTTAGCTGAAAGGATGATGTACAGTTTTGATTTAAATATTGTAGTGCGCATTGATGATAatttttcaatattatttttcttatttttttcaatattatCTTTTAACatcatttcaatttttttgaacttttaattaattaattgtctCTACCAAACATGGAAGTGAAAGGTCTAAATCAGTGTATTATGACCCGTGAAGGCCTTAAAAGGAAGAGAAATGTGAAATCAATAAATTTAATTCCATTTCATTCTATTGTATTTCATTCTTGTGTACTGAatgtataataaaaattataatttcaaagGATTCAAgtcttttttttcaaaaacaagaaaaatgtaattttatataaaatttttgatATTGTTCTTTCCATTTCTAATTTGGTTGTGTGGATGGTTTGAGGCTCCGCTTTTTAGAATAGAATAAAATTAGGTAGAATTGAATCAAATTTAGTATTTTGATTTCTTATTCTTTctgttcaaattttcatttcattctattCCCACCCAATTCCATCCTACAAACCAAAGAGCATCTGAACTAACTTGTACTACTGTTAGACAAATAGGTATTTTCCAGGATCCAAATAATGGAATATAACGTGCCCTTGTTGGAATTAAGGGGGCAATTTGGTAAACGAATTTTTGCCGAAACCAGAGCCGCTTGACTTCAACCAAATTTCAACATACTTGATCAATTAAATAGAGAACAGAAGTAGGTCTAGAACCAGTCTCCAATGCTTTCATGAGAATAATGACAAGACATTTGAACTATACATAATAAAAAACACAAGCAAGACCATTTTCGAAAGGGCAAGGAAACCTAACTCAATATAAGATCATAATCAATCACTAGCATAAGTAGTAAAGAAAAGACAACTAGATCCACAAGCAAACCCAAACAACTCCAAACAAATGTAAGATCATAATCAACCACTAGCATAAGTACTAAAGAAAAGACAACTAGATCCGCAACCACACTCCAACAATTCCAAGCCCCCCTTCAATAGAGATTAACTTGACATCAATTAGCACAATCTACAAGTAGAGCTATCAGCCCAAAACCTGCAGACAGAGTAAAAGGAAGGAACTGGAAATGGGCAATCCTCATGTCATAGTGGTGCCTCATCCTGCAAAAGGCCATGAAATTCCCCTGATGGAGCTCTCAAGATGCTTAGCCAAGCAGGGTTTCAATATTACATTTGTAAACATCGAGTTCAATCATAGGCAGGCTGGGGATGCAATGAGAATGAGGAATAACTTAGCGGGTCAGATTCGCCTGGTCTCTGTTGCACTCGGGTTGGAATATGGGGAAACC
It encodes the following:
- the LOC131147748 gene encoding uncharacterized protein LOC131147748 — encoded protein: MGRLPDPNKEVAEEFVTYYKQLLGSEEACSLVDPQVIDRGPTLNEEQAKVMVEVVIGEEIKEALFSIGEDKSPGPDGYSSGFFKGAWEGDYRPMSCCNVVYKVIGKILAKRIKPCLGIVVNEAQSAFISKRNMIENIFLVQELVRKYGL
- the LOC131147756 gene encoding pentatricopeptide repeat-containing protein At5g27110-like, encoding MNIFIPTRSSLVAAIRRSTARKSLSEVVCIHAQIIKHGFLPEIRLYNHLLNVYSKSCDFVSARKLFDEMPEWNLVSFSTLISGYSQSGTPECALDLVPLLQNQALDMNQFVFSSLILACSKLKSVNEGKQIHAQVIVADFEFDPFVRTSLVDMYSNFDDIDSAVFVFYSCSLRDSVMYNSMISGFVRFGSHEEALELFAEGRRDNDLKPTEFTFGSVIKACSNLSMELGLQIHAFSIKTGFDADCFVGTSLVDMYSKFGDVESFKHIFHNVECIDLALLNSMIVGFSNNYSYVAAVDFFGELKLDGFNPNEFTFSSVLKACSGLKCVRLGKIIHGLIVKSEFSSDLVVNTSLLDMYLKCGSVKDSLRLLNIVPERSAVLYNAMISGLEQYGDHEGAVRLFINMKREGVVPNHGTFVSLMCSSVGHERNVYGHAIKHGLGHDLQVQNAFLDSLIKSGSVNEARWFFNNMHEKNVVSWTSIISGLSELGLNRDALRLFKELNSAGISPNSFTFPSVLKACGSLADLEDGRSIHGCSVKHGIVDEEFTSCSLLDMYARCGALEECYKLFDRMPKSDVVLWNTMITACSQYGRGHEALELFQTMKRYGVEPNHVSFTSLLSACSHCGLVEEGVQIFESINHKQNMLPSMEHYACMVDLFGRARMLERAKNLIDGMPYEPDASIWKTFLAACKLHNNLGLAEVASDHLLGLEGCDNRTLVSLSNIYSESGKWDDVERARMRMRMGEKGRKDAGLSWVQLWGEGRRKLLENSRIFLNFQYDSQPKVVELYEFMGRKSLGKEILNSKIRTPNTHDQSSYFRNKEKQRKRDWSELPDDAVDVAASRLSLPDCYRLSTVRCAWQAAAPSQEQGFRLPWLMLSKGSRSTKTRGFFCLQTCHFYQIPLPKKVRRSWRAGSSHAKTHPAFMEKVVLSSEPTPENEAAGRCVVAFCDHKCLLAACRPGDPVWPWRDFVCGSDDDNDAADDGW